The DNA window ccctctgtgggtgtgtgtgtgtgtgcgctagTGTAGACGTACCTCAAAGTCACGTTGGCAGGACCTCTCCCCCTAAAaggtggctttttttttttaggcgcATTACGCACCGCATCTGTCTCGGCTGCAAGCCTGTGCGCCTTCGGAGGCACCTTTTCAGACAGAGCAATCAGATCTCAGTGtggacacatgttaataccaggtgtaaatgtaatcaggttaaatcatatctatACAATCTGGATACGAGACACATTTGAATAGGTCTATGTTTATATAGTGTTGTAGGGATGcagatgaaatgaaatgctACCACTTTTGCTTGTACCAGCGTGACAAAAACAGCCATTCACTAAACTACGTAATAACAGAATTATTGATTTGCTCTGATGTCATGGCTTCCTGTTTCAGAAACCCACATATCACTGCTGGTATTCAGCACTTACTGAATCACAATGACATCATTCTTACACGCTGTATATTTGTTCTCTCTCCGGAGGTGACGGATGGCAGCAGCCCTCTCTGCTTCTGAGGCATGACTCGGTGGACTCGGGGGTGGCCAAAGGAGGGCATGGCGGGCTGGCGGGGGGCTCCTGTTGGAAGGAAACACCCAGCTGGCATGGAGCGCCGCGGGGTGCCCAGGACGGCCACCACCACCAGGGACGCCACCCAAAACGGGTAGGAGTCGACAGGGACAGGCAGGTGGGGCACCGGCAGCGCAACGGCAACTTTCATCCCCGCAAGGGCACCTCGTACCAGGACAAGTTCCCCAACGAGGAACGCAAAGACGGCAAGGACGACAAGCTGAAGTTCGTGGAAGAGGACTTTGTGAGTAGATgactttcactgtttttttcctgAACACGCCACTGACCTTAACACAGTTCTTCAATGACGAAGCGCTGTTGAAAGATAAGATACTTTGGATCTTTTAATAAAGAGGGTCAGCTCTGAATATAGACTATATTTTTAGGAAAATTGTGGTTATTGTTCACACTGCGCCGGACTTTAGATAATCAAAACTATTGTCAGAAACCCTTTCCCTTTCTATTTTCTCCCCACATTTACCTTGTGATACAAAATGTAGTATTATGCATCACAAGAGTTTCCCTTCCCTGATCCATCAGTTTTAATCCTGTCAGCAACAACATGCTCACATTCTTGGATGTAActtgaaaatacaacatgtgaATGGTATTTAATGCAGGCGTTTGTCATTTTAGCCTTCCCTCAACCCTGAAACAACTGGAAAGCCTGGGACTCAGATGCGAGCAGTGGCCCCCCACGCTGGAGTGTGGGGTAAGAGCTCCCGGTCCAGAATGGATTTAAATTCTCGAATAAACGAGAGAATAAACTCTGTAACATTTCATCACCGATTATGTTCCAGAAAACCCCCCTAGTGGCAAACAGATGGTGTCCAAAATGCTGGTTATCAAGAAGGTTTCCAAGGAGGACGCCAGCACCGCCTTCTCTGCGGGGTTCGCCACTGCTGGCATCTTGCCCACCAACGGCAGCAAAGTTCCCATCACAGGCTCCAGCATCTACAAGAACCTGGTCCCAAAGCCTGCTGTGGCCCCCACCAAGGTAGGACCTGCTGCGACGTGTCCATTTATTTCAACAACTTGCTTGATTTCTTTAAACGGGCATGCAAGAAAAGCAAATAAAGCATGTTTTATTAAATAGATAACAAGCTTTGTATACTGAATGTCACTGCTAGTTGTGTAGATGCTaagctgtctctctgtttgtgaCAGAGACTCATTTTATGTCCTCTTTTTTCCAGAGCACCCAGTGGAAATCCGGTGGTAGAGAGATCACTAAGTCTGGCCTTCACATGCCGGGCCGAGATTCAGTCTTCACCAGCCCCGTCTCTGCAGCCAAACCCAGCACCCCAGTCAGTGCACCACAGCACAACACCCCGAAAGAGGTAAGGGCAgtaggaaaaaaagacaaatataatTACAACAGACATTTTAGGGGTTTTTCCAACCCCAACATGATGCAGCAGTTCACTCAGACTTCCTACCAACATGTAAAACTGCGCAGCAAGCAAACGCTTCAAGTTCCAGTGTAGCAGTCGGTCTGTGTTGGACTCTCTTACGGCTGCATGCGTGACTGTGAGAGTAAATCACAGGTTTTATATGAACATAGTAATTATGTGTTAGTGGGGTTTGCGACGGAGATGCTTACTCACACGTGCACATGAAGTTTTCCTTTGCAGCAGTATACGTGCTGTCCAGTGCAGTAAAACGTTTTTATCTCTGGTCCGGTGTTAATTTCGTTAACAAAACTAAGATGAAATATGCTCGAGATGACAATGAGACGGCATCATTTAACTCTAAAggtgacgatatcaaacatgcaatatcgttgACGAAAGAAGACGAGACTgaaatctttatttttgtcagctTCCTCCCCtcactgtcactctctctctgtctcaaacacacacacacacacacacacacacacacacacacacggccctGTGGCGGCGGCTCTCAGTccgtctctgtccttcttgtgTTAGACATCACTCCTGACAACTGTGTTTGTACTATAATGGATAAAGCTGGCGGTTTGCAGTCCGGGTTCGGGTGGTTGATTAACGCATATTTCGCATGTTGGGTGGTGCAGATTGGCTCATATAACGAGCCGGTGGGTTCAACTGAACCGCACATAATGAGCAAAGTCAGGAGTCACcgcaaagctgcattcttaatctttcaacctgtgtgtttcatcagataatgattGATAAaaagtttgactaaaatgacatAAATGTGCAATATAATGTGATGACTAAAAAAGGATATTTGACACAGAACTTggactaaattaaaaaatagctgaaaaaattaagcaaaaacattttgactaaaagtTGACTAAAACGTAATGACTTTTCGGTGACTAAAACGTTTTGAATTGTCGtagactaaaactatgaaggataaaaaaatgactaacgTGACTcaaactaataagcattttcgtctaaaatctaaaatagctgccaaaattaacactgCTATTGTCATAAActataatgttcaaaaacacaccaTAAAGTAACACTGAATTCATGCAAAGTGGCCGCTGCAAATGctacaatttgtttttttcatgaccGCATACATTTTGCTCTGCTTCCTAATCTAAAAATGTTATTGGCCAAATGGATTCCATAGCTTATAGTATGGTGTctcagttgaaaaaaaacaagaataatatTAACGTACTTTTCTCCCGTCCCGGTCCGTCTCTCAGCACCCTTCCAGCACGACTCCTCCCATAGACATCGCCCCGTCGAGGCTGAAGCTGATGCGGCGTGGTCCGGACCGTAAGAGCGAGTTCCTGCGAGCGCTGAAGGACGAGGGCACTGGAGAGCTGACGACGAGCAGCAGCCCAGGAACATCAGGAGAGGTAGGCAGCAGTTTGGCTTAATGTCCATAAAGCAtcgcacagcacagcacagcacagcacagcacagcacagcacagcacagcacagcacagcacagcacagcacataAAGGACAGTTGGTACATGAAACTCTGAAGGTTTTAAGTGGTAAATATTGCAAAAAAGCAATTTTTCCTTAAGTGTGTTGTCttgctgtgtgtattttctcaGGGTGAAAGCAGTACCCCAGAGCCCAAACCCTACAGCGAGGAAGTCTGCCACGAGAACGGTCTGTCCTACTCCCTCAGTGACTCAGACACCGAACACCTGTCCAGCTCCCTGGAGGCAGAGCACAGGTAGGACACCGCTAACAGCCTTCTCatcactcgcacacacacacacgctctctctctttctcttacaCAACAATCTACTAAGCAGAACATTGTGATCTGTTTTGTAGGTTGCTGAAGGCCATGGGCTGGCAGGAGTACCCAGAAAATGATGACAACTTCCTGCCTCTGACGGAGGACGAGCTCAGAGAGTTCCAGACTAAAACTGAACAGGTGAGCACTCAGAGAAACGCCGTAGTTACTCTTTGATATATCAGGGACACACTAGGGATGTCGCTTTGGTACCAAGTAGATGCCAAAATGTTGAAAACGAGACGGTAGTACCGTAGGTACCGCCAGGGctcgatagaaaatgtgtttgcagCAAACTCACTATCGCCACGTCCATTCAGGGGACGTAAACTGTTGTCTCCCTGAtaataatgctacattgcgaacaacaaatctgtgttgaaatggtCAGGAGGAGAGCTGGtaaacgttagctgttagctctgctgatttcaacacatgAGGGTGCCATTAATTTACATCAATACGATgtgtaaaaatgagtattgggcgaatgtaaattctaacgttatcatgatgtgttcaaatgtaatcttgtaaaatgtagtttttggtgagaaacttgttttgaaggagatgttttcacagcgatatgaaatagataatagacagggaattatgacctgtttaacttcctaacacaaGAAcaatgcaaacggtaataaaggagtggatgttgaagcacatgggatttattgtttacttttgttttttaccgtggtatcgagaatcgtggaatatcaccggtattggtattgactgtTATTGTGACATCGCTAATTCACCCACTAATTGTCCGTCTGTCCTTGGAGCAGCTGAAGAGGAACGGCATGCAGAGGAACGGGGCTCTCCCGAGGGCGCGGGGTGTCACCCTCCACTTCACCCCCTGGAGGAGTGTGGCGGAGGCGAAGGTCGAGGAGGGCTCCGAGTCCGAAACCAGTAGCAGCAGCCAGACCTCTGACGACGACGACTGCATCAAATCCTAACGTGGCTTTacggaacaaaaaaacaaaaacacaaacagccaaCACAACATCCCAGCAAGCaatccccctcttcctctctcatcttTGTTTTTAGAGCACcattttgaatttctttttgttttgatttttttttttgttgtcattcTTGCACAAGGGAAAAACCAATCATATCCCAGTGAAGGGGGAGATTCCTGCTCCGCCAGACGTCGTTTTCCCTGCGTTTCCTCCTTCACTGCAGTCCCTGCCCTCTttgacccccccacccccactccTCGCCCACCCTACccttcttcctttttcttcctcGCTTTGTGGAACTGACGTGTTCATCAAGAAAAGAAGGGCAATGAATGCACACTTGATTCTGCTTTAAACAGACTAACTCATTTCATTGATGATGCTGATGACACAttattaatgatattaataaaaATTGGTTCCTGACAAGCTGATATGTTTCAATATGAATCTGGCTACTGTGGTGTTTGAGTCCACATGGAGTTCACTTTGTGTAGATcggttttaaagggactgtttgtaacttcttaaacgtaaaaatcaatccgggtcggtgtcccatgcgtgctcgcgtgtggcgacgctgttcagactcagactccaacacaaactacatggaagcaccaaaaccacaaagttatatctagtgaagtcttcttgcaaaacagtgttgcccgcggtcggaggacgcgggggagaccgtagctttggtctccagggccggagtctctgctgtactctgcctgccttcactcacgcaccgcgctcgttctcgctctttcgctccactcttacgtgcatgcgctcacactccacactgcagaagagttagtagctctgagaatatctagtgaatgtacagtggacgtttgtgcagaaataactgctgcagctcctccagaccaacagaggtttgcCGTGTCTTATGAAGTGAccgggctccgcagcgagaaacgatatcgtctccgaccaaaactccggtgtctcccctgttcccccCGGCTGCGGtctggaggctgaagcaggaaaagccaacactaggatcagcagtgattcatggagagaccttcgtctggtcagctaacattactgccaagcagctgaaatatagagtgatattgtgcttttagatgacgtgtgtcgcctcactgttttgagcgatgctcgttcatgtctatgtagagcgagcacaagcgcgagcccgagcaacaggacgctgactttcgttgacttatcggccacaggtgtcgctgtcaaccagcaatttctgattcttacaaacagtccctttaaaaaaaaattaaaataaaatactgcaCTCTGTAAAGATGCAGCTACATCGTCCACTGCCAAGAACAACAGATGCAGCTGTAGTTtaccactaaaataaaaaaaaattattagtgCTGAATATAACTGGATCCTATATTTTGACTTGCTCCAAGAGGAACTGTAGCTTTAAGTAGGGCTGACCAGAAAGCTTCGAAGCTTTCGAAATCCCGAAATATCCCacgaaataaggaataatctctcaacattatcattagttattctcagacagatttCTCTTGTTTGTTAtatgtagaggtgtgtgtgtgtatactgtagcgtggcagcagcactgtcccgaagcttcgaataccatCGAATATTTATCaccgaagcccaaaaaatggtattcgggacagtcCTAGCTTTAAGGAAGGGCATTTGTCAGATACATTATCTGTAAATATGTTTGGGGTTGTAGTGCAAGAACAAATTCTCAAAAGAGCCTCACATTATGAAATACCAATGTAGAATAAAACCAcatctttttcatgtcatataaaatattttttgcacACGCGATGACATTTATACACAAATTAGGTTTtgtaaaaacttttaaaaaataatttaattaatttcgcttggatttctttcagatttaaaaagataaatatttcattaatgAAGAcgtcagggggaaaaaaagaagctacTTGCAGAAATGGtacatacattttacagttttccACTAAAAATATCTTAAGTTTATCTAAAGATGTTCCATTTCTTCAACATTATTTAGGCCTCTTTCACAGCACACTTTGACtggtcatagcaggaaaagcacaggtgttactaataacactaacgatgTCTCTGTACACCAGCATGCACAATGCACAGACCAGAGCTATGATCGTTATGATCATTATCTACACCTGCTGTACTTTCATTATATGACAAGTCCAGGTGTCTGCTGTGAGGATTTGGCTCTATTGAAGAGGATAAATTAAGTTAAACATCAGGGCTCTCCCGAATACCAtcttttgggcttcaaagctttggtgagaaatattcgaaggtattcgaagtgCAGCAGGCTGAcgtgttcttctgtctgtctatgtCCATCTACCCCCTTTCAGTGCTagtgccgcactactgtacacactcaCCTCTACtcacaaacagtgatatccgtctgagaataactaataattaatgttgaatatgaacaATTAATGTGGGAATGTTACTTATTTCATAGGccattttgggatttatacattacattcgaatactgatttggaggtcgattaccatggcaacggccaaagcttcgaagcattcgagTCAGTTGAGTTTATTGATAATAAACTcaactttttaaatatctaatgTAATCATGCAACGTACATTTTCAATTAATGGGTGAACAGATGATGAGATTCTAGTTTAGTGTTTTCTTTGAAAATAGGATTTACTCCTGTTTTGAACTCagtatgtgtatttatttaaacagcagCATTTCATACTCAGAGTGATAAGCTAAAGCTGCACAGGGAAGCGAGTAGcaacattttaaacacaaatcAGGATGATGATAAAGTCTTAACCAAAATAAAAAGACACTAAAGGTTTATTCATTTTGAGCATTACTTCTAATTTGTAAACTTATATTCTTTTTGGCAGAAAACTGACAAAGTTACAGGTTAATGTTGAATGCAAAAGTAACCTCCAgcttagggctgcacaattatggccaaaattataatcacaattattttgattaaaaCTGATATCACAACTATTTATCGCGATTATTCATCAAttttagtgacatttttattgcactttcacattaaagtagagcgctgctttcacttccatgttgtgctacattcctgctaatgtacaaattagggctgcacaatgttggtaaaaaaaacttttttctgctatatacactgtatattgcAATATGACAAAATACAGGACTATTCACACTACccttttgttagctacattttaaagttaaatgcttcaatctggtgcactttaagagcaaaattagcaacaataagagctagataaacaattttatgctctccatttaatcataaacacatcggttgtatagataatatctataccaaaaagtgaagccaaaacatctcgatcaccggctgttagtttaggaagcgcttgatttgatatgcagtagtgttttctatgagcagaacgcACATTTTAcacgtcaatatcgcaggcgatcatgttcatttaattgtgggaagccaacatcgtgattaatattcgattaattgtgcagccctagtacaTACATGAAGTTTTGGGCAGTTCCTTCCTCCACTAGTTGTGTCATTTGTGTAGAACTGCTGATCTATTCTGTGTTCAAATATAAAGGCCTCACTACCGGATACGTACAAGATGTCCGTGCAGCCGGTTGTGAGCAACTTATTCAGGGAAGAAAACTCAAATTCACAGCTTGATCAAACGTTTATCAAATAATATTCTTTACTACAGGTTGCATATGTGAataaacactgacaacacaacaGGCATAGAAAAAGATTCACAtatttacagcagcaaacaagTGTAGCGACAGTAAGAGCTCGTCACGGTGGTGAAGGTCTTCTTGGGTTAAGGCAGAAACCTGGAGGGTCCGGCTTCACTGACTGGAAGAGAAGACGAGTTGGAGTTAGACTCAACAGCTGAAAACAAACCTAAAACGCTGGAGTTTTGGTGatctgctttttaaaaatcacatgaTCTGAGCTACTAATGGTTCAAACAGCCTCGGCTAACGCTGCGTCTCTTACCTCTTGACTTCCGTACAGTTTTAAGAGTGTCCGTTAGTGTCTCCGTTGGCTTTGTGAACACCGTTACTCTGCTTCACCTTCTTCACCGCGCCCTCCTTCACTGGACTCTCCTCTGGTTTCCTCTGAAATACACAGGTTCGTTCAAAATGAGACAATCCTGCTGCGCTATTCGTTTTCAGATTCCTTTAAATCCAAACATCTGGCTTGCTCACCTTCTTCCTGACCAGGTGGGAGATGTTAGAGACCGGAGCTGTGGCGGCGCTTCCGTTGGTGGAGCTGACTATGTTGGTCGAGGTGCTGTTAATCTGGGTAGACGAGAAAAACCACAgcaataataaagataatattCTTATATACACATAGAGACCCATCACCAGTATGTTTTCACTAGAGCTGtcaacacgttaacgcaaatttgttttaacgccactaatttctttaaatgcagtacctggataatatttgtcatcgttttgtgttgttaattgatttccaataataaatatatacatacatttgcataaagcaagtatatttgcccactcccatgttgataagagtattaaatacttaacaaagatgcgattaatcacaattaacgatggacaatcatgcgatcaacGCCGACAACGAATGAGCGCCCTAGTTTTCACTGATCATTTCTTCAGTTCTTACCACAGATACTTATGTGACTCACCTTGGAGCTGGATGAGGCGTCTCCATTCTTCACAGAGGAGCCGGGGAACGCAGAGGAAGTGGAGCCTCCATCCTGACAGAGACAGGAAATTAAGTTAGATTCAAGCTTGTACACAGTTTGTTGATTTACACCTGTGATGAGTCTCAACTGAGGTCACAAGTGTATTTAGTACAATACGTCATATGTGGATCTTCTAGATTAAGAAAGGATAACTAGAGAAAAAACTCAAATGtctcttttaaaatgtaaagtcaATACCTCCACTGCTACACTAAGGGGCAGTGTTTCCCTCCTTACATGAGTAgagttattatatttattatttatattattatagtaaacttgaacgaaaataagcagtgaagaat is part of the Sebastes umbrosus isolate fSebUmb1 chromosome 12, fSebUmb1.pri, whole genome shotgun sequence genome and encodes:
- the gpbp1l1 gene encoding vasculin-like protein 1 isoform X1: MAQHDFVPAWLNFSTPQPAKSPAANLEKQGEPHHHRDGRTTVSRRRHNSSDGFFNNGSLRAPAGDGWQQPSLLLRHDSVDSGVAKGGHGGLAGGSCWKETPSWHGAPRGAQDGHHHQGRHPKRVGVDRDRQVGHRQRNGNFHPRKGTSYQDKFPNEERKDGKDDKLKFVEEDFPSLNPETTGKPGTQMRAVAPHAGVWENPPSGKQMVSKMLVIKKVSKEDASTAFSAGFATAGILPTNGSKVPITGSSIYKNLVPKPAVAPTKSTQWKSGGREITKSGLHMPGRDSVFTSPVSAAKPSTPVSAPQHNTPKEHPSSTTPPIDIAPSRLKLMRRGPDRKSEFLRALKDEGTGELTTSSSPGTSGEGESSTPEPKPYSEEVCHENGLSYSLSDSDTEHLSSSLEAEHRLLKAMGWQEYPENDDNFLPLTEDELREFQTKTEQQLKRNGMQRNGALPRARGVTLHFTPWRSVAEAKVEEGSESETSSSSQTSDDDDCIKS
- the gpbp1l1 gene encoding vasculin-like protein 1 isoform X2 translates to MAQHDFVPAWLNFSTPQPAKSPAANLEKQGEPHHHRDGRTTVSRRRHNSSDGFFNNGSLRAPAGDGWQQPSLLLRHDSVDSGVAKGGHGGLAGGSCWKETPSWHGAPRGAQDGHHHQGRHPKRVGVDRDRQVGHRQRNGNFHPRKGTSYQDKFPNEERKDGKDDKLKFVEEDFPSLNPETTGKPGTQMRAVAPHAGVWENPPSGKQMVSKMLVIKKVSKEDASTAFSAGFATAGILPTNGSKVPITGSSIYKNLVPKPAVAPTKSTQWKSGGREITKSGLHMPGRDSVFTSPVSAAKPSTPVSAPQHNTPKEHPSSTTPPIDIAPSRLKLMRRGPDRKSEFLRALKDEGTGELTTSSSPGTSGEGESSTPEPKPYSEEVCHENGLSYSLSDSDTEHLSSSLEAEHRLLKAMGWQEYPENDDNFLPLTEDELREFQTKTEQLKRNGMQRNGALPRARGVTLHFTPWRSVAEAKVEEGSESETSSSSQTSDDDDCIKS